The following are encoded together in the Vibrio splendidus genome:
- the hldE gene encoding bifunctional D-glycero-beta-D-manno-heptose-7-phosphate kinase/D-glycero-beta-D-manno-heptose 1-phosphate adenylyltransferase HldE — protein MKPILPDYSQSGVLIVGDVMLDRYWYGPTGRISPEAPVPVVKVENNEERPGGAANVAMNIASLGGHAHVVGLTGKDEPAEVLKNTLGALNVKCDFVELDDYPTITKLRVMSRGQQLIRLDFEDKFENTDPELVLSRMEQALPNVRSVILSDYAKGALEHVQSFIQKARAAKVPVFIDPKGADLERYRGATLLTPNMAEFELVAGKVKSEEDLIEKGIALIEKYDFEALLVTRSEHGMTLLRKDQAPFHLPTQAKEVYDVTGAGDTVISVLAASVSAGKPLDEACALANAAAGVVVGKLGTSTLSTIELAEAIHGSQDTDYGVISEAALVEAVKRARAKGEKVVMTNGCFDILHAGHVSYMNHAAELGDRLIVAVNTDESVKRLKGPGRPVNPTDRRMAVLAGLGAVDWVVPFSEDTPQRLISEVLPSILVKGGDYKPEEIAGGEEVIAAGGEVKVLNFEDGCSTTEIIKAIKGGRG, from the coding sequence ATGAAACCAATTCTACCTGACTACAGCCAATCAGGTGTTCTTATTGTCGGTGATGTAATGCTTGATCGTTACTGGTATGGTCCAACTGGCCGTATTTCACCAGAAGCACCTGTACCCGTTGTGAAAGTAGAAAATAACGAGGAGCGCCCTGGTGGTGCTGCCAACGTAGCAATGAATATTGCTTCTCTTGGTGGTCATGCTCATGTCGTTGGTTTAACTGGTAAAGATGAACCCGCTGAGGTGTTAAAAAACACCTTAGGAGCGCTCAATGTTAAGTGCGACTTTGTTGAGTTGGACGATTACCCAACTATCACTAAACTGCGAGTAATGAGCCGAGGTCAACAGCTGATCCGTCTTGATTTTGAAGACAAATTCGAGAACACGGATCCTGAGTTAGTTCTGTCTCGCATGGAACAAGCGCTTCCTAATGTACGTTCGGTGATTCTATCTGATTACGCAAAAGGTGCCTTGGAGCATGTGCAAAGTTTTATTCAAAAAGCACGCGCAGCAAAGGTTCCGGTATTTATCGATCCGAAAGGTGCTGATTTAGAGCGATACCGTGGTGCAACTTTGCTTACGCCAAATATGGCTGAGTTCGAGCTGGTTGCAGGTAAGGTCAAATCAGAAGAAGATCTTATCGAGAAAGGCATCGCCTTGATCGAAAAATACGACTTTGAAGCTTTGTTAGTGACTCGCAGCGAGCATGGTATGACGCTACTTCGTAAAGATCAGGCACCATTCCACTTACCGACTCAAGCGAAAGAAGTGTATGACGTGACAGGTGCGGGTGATACGGTTATCTCGGTACTCGCGGCTTCTGTTTCTGCTGGTAAGCCACTGGATGAAGCGTGTGCATTAGCAAACGCTGCTGCAGGTGTGGTAGTTGGCAAACTTGGTACATCGACCTTGTCTACGATTGAATTAGCGGAAGCGATTCATGGTAGCCAAGACACTGACTACGGCGTGATCTCTGAAGCCGCACTGGTTGAAGCGGTGAAGCGTGCTCGTGCGAAAGGCGAGAAAGTGGTTATGACCAATGGCTGCTTTGATATTCTGCATGCCGGCCATGTTTCTTACATGAACCACGCGGCTGAACTGGGTGATCGTTTGATCGTTGCCGTTAATACGGATGAATCAGTCAAACGTTTGAAAGGTCCTGGTCGCCCTGTCAATCCAACCGATCGTCGTATGGCGGTATTGGCTGGCTTAGGCGCAGTCGATTGGGTGGTTCCATTCTCTGAAGATACACCGCAACGTTTAATCTCTGAGGTATTGCCAAGCATTCTTGTGAAAGGTGGTGATTACAAACCTGAAGAGATTGCTGGTGGTGAAGAAGTGATTGCGGCTGGTGGTGAAGTGAAAGTACTTAACTTTGAAGATGGTTGCTCTACGACTGAAATCATTAAAGCGATTAAAGGTGGTCGAGGCTAA